DNA from Cyanobacteria bacterium FACHB-DQ100:
TCGGGATCGTCGGGTCATCGTCGTCAGCCTGCTCAGTCTAAGTAACGCTTCGCTCCTTTGTATGATTAGAACTCCGACTTCTTCAAGAGGTCGGAGTTTTCCAGCTTTCGGACTCACACTATGCCAACTCTTTCAACAGATCTGCTTGCGTTTTATCGAGATATCTGTTCGCGTCCGCTGACGGTGGTTGATCTAGAGACTTCTGGACACAAACCGCCGCGGAGTCGAGCGATCGAAGTCTCTGTTTTGAACGCGAGCTTGAAAGATGGCATTCTCAATCAAGAAACTTATCTAATTAACCCTAATGTGGTAATTTCTCCGATTATCACCAACATTACGGGAATCTCTCAGGAGATGCTAGAAGATGCGCCTGCCCCCGAAGAGGTCTGGCTGAAGTGTTTACCTTTGCTAGAGCAGGGAACACTGACGGCGCATAATATTGGCTTTGACTATCCGTTTATTCGATCAGAGTATGCGCGATTGGGCATTTCGTTTTATCGATCGAAGTCAGAGCAGCTTTGTACAGTGAAGCTGGCGCGATTGATGCTGTCTGAGTTGCCATCCCGCAGCTTACCGAATTTAGTCAAACACTTTGAATTTCCGGTGGGAGAGTCGCATCGCGCTGAAGCCGATACGATGGCATGCTGGCTTTTAGCAGAAATGTTGCTGAAGCAGATTGCTAATGAAGACGATGAAACGGTTTTAACTAGAATCGGGCAGCAGCTTTTGTCGCTGGGCGATGCTGCAAAAATTATAGGGGGTTCCCACAAAACGGTGCGGACTCGGATGGATGTCGCAGGGATTGAACCTTATGTTTCTCGGACGGGTGCTCATCTGTATCGTCGTATTGATGTTGAGCGGATGTATTGGCAAAAGCATCAGCTTTCGCTCACTTAGTCGGTGAACTGAGTGCAATCGTAATGGCTTGTATTGGTGCAGGGCTGATGTGTGGCGAGTATTTAGAGATTTGGGATAAGGCACTATTTCCGCCTGAAAGCGTCTGAGCAATTGATCGGATTCCGTTGATCGATGGAGATTTCGCTGCGGTTTAGTTGGAGCGCGCCGCCTAAACTTTTCACTTATAGGACGCTTCGATCCGGTATCGTTCAAGGTTCCTCAGTATGAGGAATTTAGAAATTAGGGCTTCTTAAATCGCGTCGAAGCACTCTATCGTACTGACGCTGGGATTTTGCGTATCTACCGAGGTCAACATGATTCAGCTTAGCAACACTACACATGATATTCGAGTCGAATTGCTGCCCGGATTGCACGAATGTAGAGATTAAGTCCTGTAAACCATTCATCGCCTCAGAGCGAAAACGACCTGACGATCGTGCGGTTGCGCCAGAGCGGATGTCCCTGCCCGACTCAACTGGTGGTATTTCTAACAGACGCGATCGCCTCGAAACGATTCGACCTACAACTCAACCGATCAAGCGAGTATTTCTTGTTGTTAACTTAGCTGGATCGGCGCAATCCTCGATCGCGGCCAGCCTAACCCGTCTCCGGAGCCAAACGGCAGCGGCGCTAAGAACGCAAGGTTTTACGGTTGTAGAGGTTCCGATAGGGCTTCCACCAGAAACCGCGATCGCTTGGATCAATCGACGTGCGGCTCCTGGAGATACAGCTTTATCGATCCAAACTGACGCATTTTCTAATCCTGATGCGCGAGGCATTGCAGCGTTCTACCGGGCAGGAAGTTTGGAGCGCCGTCAACAGGCGGAGCAACTGATTGATCAAATTTTAATGAACGTGCCGAACTGGATCGATCGCGGAGTCAAACCTGATACTGAAACCGCATTTGGTAGCCTTCCGTTTGTGCGCCAAATGAAGATTCCGGCGATCGCGCTCAGCGTCGGGTTTGCCACGAGTCCGCAGGATCGAGCGATCGTTCGGTCTCGCTCCTTGGCGATCGCTCAAGGCATTGCGACTGGATTAGTGCGTTGGAACCAAACTCCAACGCCGATCAATCTCAGCATCA
Protein-coding regions in this window:
- a CDS encoding 3'-5' exonuclease codes for the protein MPTLSTDLLAFYRDICSRPLTVVDLETSGHKPPRSRAIEVSVLNASLKDGILNQETYLINPNVVISPIITNITGISQEMLEDAPAPEEVWLKCLPLLEQGTLTAHNIGFDYPFIRSEYARLGISFYRSKSEQLCTVKLARLMLSELPSRSLPNLVKHFEFPVGESHRAEADTMACWLLAEMLLKQIANEDDETVLTRIGQQLLSLGDAAKIIGGSHKTVRTRMDVAGIEPYVSRTGAHLYRRIDVERMYWQKHQLSLT
- a CDS encoding glucosaminidase domain-containing protein; this encodes MIFESNCCPDCTNVEIKSCKPFIASERKRPDDRAVAPERMSLPDSTGGISNRRDRLETIRPTTQPIKRVFLVVNLAGSAQSSIAASLTRLRSQTAAALRTQGFTVVEVPIGLPPETAIAWINRRAAPGDTALSIQTDAFSNPDARGIAAFYRAGSLERRQQAEQLIDQILMNVPNWIDRGVKPDTETAFGSLPFVRQMKIPAIALSVGFATSPQDRAIVRSRSLAIAQGIATGLVRWNQTPTPINLSINGKVFDRKGAIIEGSAYLPIEVLNQLKIDAQRSKTARLITSNNSTYIRASDLRALSVLVGWSSSRRTVVLRTTPLLTSNKLSRIMGRGYLSKNTLKAFLQQNNPQAFRAFPEIADVYIEEATIEGVNPDIAFTQALIETNFFRFGGVFQPSRNNFAALKDVGSASDGAVFPNTRTGVRAHIQLLKTYASLEPLNQAIVTPRFRFIERGIAPGIEQLGRYYSDDPFYAEKILGLLRQLYEYQLTTTG